The following proteins come from a genomic window of Alosa sapidissima isolate fAloSap1 chromosome 22, fAloSap1.pri, whole genome shotgun sequence:
- the LOC121697669 gene encoding protein mono-ADP-ribosyltransferase PARP12-like, whose translation MTCGSATVRRLSKTTSALLSLSSLITKWVWYWEESEDRWKEFGPLAGDEQSLSITSDELERRYLNSETTVTFSAGYHQYELSFLDMLQTNTITQTQRLVRRRPVFISNAEIQKACDIYCNKAPPIIPESLPDYWDPHLLPPVGYERIKLDTASPEYSNVLNRFDKTMAGCNILSVERIQNLALWKFFNLQKDDMETKAGRDVLERFLFHGTKSEYVDAICRENIDWRVCGENGTSYGRGSYFARDAKYSNQYTDLTGTQSMFVCRILVGDFTLGHPDYNKPPFKDEEKTAAFDSCVNKIQNPSIFVVFEKNQIYPEYLIQYEEPDNQVAPPAQVPQPVQIVPPVQVAVVAQPPAVPTQGSPPKSDRCGCCCDCCLSFIYILFCCCCCCE comes from the exons ATGACCTGTGGATCGGCTACAGTTCGACGCCTTTCCAAGACTACCTCAGCACTGCTCTCACTTTCCTCACTCATCACAAAGTGGGTTTGGTACTGGGAAGAGTCAGAAGACAGATGGAAAGAGTTTGGGCCACTG GCTGGTGATGAGCAATCTTTATCCATCACAAGTGATGAACTGGAGAGGCGATATCTCAACAGTGAaacaacagtaacattttcagcTGGATATCATCAATATGAACTAAGTTTTTTGG ATATGCTTCAAACAAATACCATTACCCAAACACAGAGGCTCGTGAGAAGACGACCAGTGTTCATCTCAAATGCAGAGATCCAGAAAGCCTG TGACATATACTGCAACAAAGCACCACCTATTATCCCAGAGTCTTTGCCAGATTACTGGGACCCTCATCTATTGCCTCCAGTAGGATATGAG AGAATCAAGCTGGACACAGCATCTCCAGAATACTCCAATGTCCTCAATCGCTTCGATAAAACCATGGCAGGTTGTAACATTTTGAGCGTTGAGAGAATACAAAATCTGGCCTTGTGGAAATTTTTCAATTT GCAGAAGGATGATATGGAAACCAAAGCTGGGAGGGATGTCCTTGAGAGATTTCTCTTCCATGGGACTAAATCAGAGTATGTGGATGCTATCTGCCGTGAAAACATAGACTGGAGGGTGTGTGGCGAGAATGGAACTAGTTATGGCAGAG GATCTTATTTTGCCCGAGATGCAAAGTACTCTAACCAATACACCGATTTGACTGGAACACAATCCATGTTCGTTTGCCGGATTTTGGTGGGAGACTTTACATTAGGACATCCAGATTACAACAAGCCTCCTTTCAAAGATGAAGAAAAAACTGCAGCATTTGATAGCTGTGTGAATAAGATACAGAACCCTAGTATATTTGTTGTTTTTGAGAAGAATCAGATTTACCCAGAGTATCTTATTCAGTATGAAGAACCTGATAATCAGGTAGCACCCCCAGCTCAAGTCCCACAACCTGTTCAAATAGTGCCCCCTGTTCAAGTAGCTGTTGTGGCACAACCCCCTGCAGTTCCCACTCAGGGGTCACCACCTAAGTCAGACAGATGTGGCTGTTGCTGTGATTGTTGCCTGAGTTTTATCTATATTTtgttttgctgctgctgctgctgtgaatAA